In Gammaproteobacteria bacterium, one DNA window encodes the following:
- a CDS encoding DUF4376 domain-containing protein, whose product MAIKIVRRRSDHAVLFAAPVLALGDTMVTGDGWTCKNLDVTLLEILEVDGLPEFYVAGGWTYDNGAWTPNSTGNQYMLPAKRAAKIAELEAARLALEYSDITHAGQTWKTDTDARALLAQVLSPGSVRANAYWRDAAGAKHTMTYADLQALGRAISDRGYDADETLETKKAAVAAAATAEEIDSITWES is encoded by the coding sequence ATGGCTATCAAAATCGTCCGGCGCAGATCTGATCATGCGGTGCTGTTTGCAGCGCCCGTGCTCGCGCTCGGCGACACAATGGTGACCGGCGATGGTTGGACGTGCAAGAACCTGGATGTGACGCTGCTGGAAATCCTTGAAGTCGACGGCCTGCCGGAATTTTATGTTGCCGGCGGATGGACATACGACAACGGCGCATGGACACCGAATAGCACCGGCAATCAATACATGCTGCCAGCAAAACGCGCCGCAAAAATAGCCGAACTCGAAGCCGCGCGCCTGGCGTTGGAATACTCCGACATCACGCACGCCGGGCAAACCTGGAAAACAGACACAGACGCGCGCGCCCTGCTCGCGCAAGTGCTGTCACCCGGCAGCGTCCGGGCCAATGCCTACTGGCGCGATGCCGCCGGAGCAAAACACACTATGACATACGCAGACCTGCAAGCGCTCGGCCGCGCGATATCCGACCGTGGCTATGACGCCGATGAAACGCTGGAAACCAAAAAAGCCGCAGTGGCAGCAGCCGCAACGGCAGAAGAGATCGATTCGATTACATGGGAGAGTTAA